One window of Dermacentor andersoni chromosome 7, qqDerAnde1_hic_scaffold, whole genome shotgun sequence genomic DNA carries:
- the LOC126535280 gene encoding BPTI/Kunitz domain-containing protein 5-like, which produces MYAQLAFITVGGFVASVIHGDNDVVYTTDMCKAPNFTYWKDCGGTDAGYYFNSDKGRCVILTDSGCPNQTLFQTRKRCADCCGSAEGPKNCTDGPKSPCNPDQKGKRRYYYNITTGFCSQYNRCGKGPDSLEENSFYSKSSCERHCKGFTMEDKKAG; this is translated from the exons ATGTATGCTCAGCTTGCATTCATTACTGTAGGAGGTTTCGTTGCCTCTGTAATACATG GCGACAACGATGTGGTCTATACAACGGATATGTGCAAAGCTCCTAACTTTACTTACTGGAAAGACTGCGGTGGCACCGACGCTGGCTATTATTTCAATAGCGACAAGGGACGTTGTGTCATATTGACAGACAGTGGTTGCCCAAATCAAACGTTGTTTCAGACGCGTAAACGATGCGCCGACTGCTGCGGGTCAG CGGAAGGACCCAAGAATTGCACAGATGGCCCCAAAAGTCCTTGTAACCCCGATCAAAAGGGCAAGAGAAGATACTATTACAACATAACGACGGGCTTCTGCTCTCAATACAACAGATGCGGAAAAGGTCCCGATTCACTCGAAGAAAATTCTTTCTATTCAAAAAGCTCTTGCGAGAGGCATTGCAA